A single window of Saccharomyces kudriavzevii IFO 1802 strain IFO1802 genome assembly, chromosome: 16 DNA harbors:
- the DAP1 gene encoding Dap1p (similar to Saccharomyces cerevisiae DAP1 (YPL170W); ancestral locus Anc_8.701), whose protein sequence is MSFIKNLLFGGVKTSEDPTGLTGSGGSNTNDSNKSNEPVVAGNFFPRTLSKFNGHDDEKIFIAIRGKVYDCTRGRQFYGPSGPYTNFAGHDASRGLALNSFDLEVVRDWDQPLDPLNDLTREQMDALDEWQEHFENKYPCIGTLIPEPGVNA, encoded by the coding sequence ATGTCCTTCATTAAAAACTTGCTATTTGGGGGCGTGAAAACAAGTGAGGACCCAACCGGCCTCACAGGGTCCGGAGGCTCAAACACGAACGACTCGAACAAATCCAACGAACCAGTGGTGGCGGGAAATTTCTTTCCGAGGACGCTGTCCAAGTTCAATGGCCACgacgatgaaaaaatatttattGCTATTAGGGGCAAAGTCTACGATTGTACAAGGGGGAGGCAGTTTTACGGGCCCAGCGGACCATATACTAACTTTGCAGGCCACGATGCCTCGCGTGGCCTTGCACTCAACTCCTTTGATCTGGAGGTCGTCAGAGATTGGGACCAGCCTCTCGACCCCTTGAATGACCTAACAAGGGAACAGATGGATGCGCTGGATGAGTGGCAAGAACATTTCGAAAACAAGTATCCTTGCATTGGCACTTTGATTCCGGAGCCGGGCGTCAACGCATGA